A section of the Prevotella melaninogenica genome encodes:
- a CDS encoding oligosaccharide flippase family protein, producing MKKASNTDSYLHILKYISLFGGVQVINVLVGIVRNKFVAMLLGPQGVGLISLFNSTTKLISDSTNFGISMSAVRNLSEDYDQNDEEKLTEDIAVVRSWSLLAALLGFFVCIFLSPLLSRYTFSWDGHMLHFILLSPCVALTALAGGELAILKGVRKLRALAAISVYNVLAALVLTVPLYYFFGNAAIVPSLVLMALVQLILTIVVSYRLYPFRVSFQKAFLDKGWGMIRLGTAFVFAGILGSGAELIIRSYLNNVAEIETVGFYNSAFMMTMVYAGMIFSAMETDYFPRLSGANNLKFTFNQIVNRQIEVTLLLISPLLTFFLLFLPQLILFLYSDKFLPALGMAQVLVLAMYIRAIRLPVEYIPLAKGDSKSYLLLEGLYDIFLVALVLLGFCQWGLLGAGLGMAAAGFLNFICVYIYAYARYGYRLSSSVMRYAILHLSIGVLVFLCVRSDNDWLRWGVASLLCFVSTFISLRVMKSKVGLWNALVHKIKNKFSHHAKD from the coding sequence ATGAAAAAAGCCTCTAATACTGACAGCTATTTGCATATCTTGAAGTACATCAGCCTCTTTGGTGGTGTACAGGTTATCAATGTGCTGGTTGGTATCGTTCGCAACAAGTTTGTTGCAATGCTGCTCGGACCGCAGGGAGTAGGACTTATCTCGCTCTTTAATTCCACAACAAAGCTCATCAGCGACTCTACGAACTTTGGTATCTCTATGAGTGCTGTACGCAATCTGTCAGAGGATTACGACCAGAACGATGAGGAGAAGCTGACGGAAGACATTGCCGTCGTGCGTTCTTGGAGTCTGCTTGCAGCCTTGTTGGGATTCTTTGTCTGTATCTTCCTTAGTCCGTTGCTCAGCCGTTACACCTTTTCGTGGGACGGCCACATGCTTCATTTCATCCTTCTATCCCCTTGTGTAGCATTGACTGCCTTAGCAGGAGGCGAGTTAGCCATCCTCAAAGGAGTTCGTAAACTGCGTGCCTTAGCTGCTATTTCAGTGTATAACGTGTTGGCAGCCTTAGTCTTAACCGTTCCTCTTTATTATTTCTTTGGCAACGCAGCCATTGTTCCTTCGTTGGTATTGATGGCGTTGGTACAGTTGATTTTGACGATAGTCGTTTCCTATCGCCTATATCCTTTCCGCGTTTCTTTCCAAAAAGCGTTCTTAGACAAGGGCTGGGGCATGATTCGATTGGGTACAGCCTTTGTCTTTGCAGGCATCTTGGGCTCTGGTGCAGAACTGATAATACGCAGCTACCTCAATAATGTTGCAGAGATAGAGACCGTCGGTTTCTATAATTCTGCCTTCATGATGACGATGGTTTATGCAGGTATGATCTTCTCAGCGATGGAAACTGACTACTTTCCACGCCTATCAGGAGCGAACAACTTGAAGTTTACTTTTAATCAGATAGTCAACCGACAGATAGAGGTGACACTCCTGCTTATATCTCCTTTGCTTACCTTCTTCCTCTTGTTCTTGCCCCAGTTGATACTCTTCCTTTATTCCGATAAATTCCTTCCAGCCCTCGGTATGGCACAAGTGTTGGTGTTAGCGATGTATATCCGTGCTATTCGCCTCCCTGTAGAGTATATTCCTTTGGCAAAGGGCGACTCAAAGTCCTATCTACTCTTAGAGGGATTGTATGACATCTTCCTTGTTGCACTCGTGCTTCTTGGCTTCTGTCAGTGGGGACTTCTTGGTGCAGGACTCGGTATGGCAGCAGCAGGTTTTCTCAATTTCATTTGTGTCTACATCTATGCTTACGCTCGTTATGGCTATCGGTTGTCTTCATCGGTGATGCGCTATGCCATTCTCCATTTATCCATCGGAGTCCTTGTCTTCCTTTGTGTACGCTCCGATAATGATTGGCTACGCTGGGGAGTAGCGAGTCTCTTATGCTTTGTCAGTACATTCATCTCTCTTCGTGTCATGAAGTCGAAGGTAGGCTTATGGAACGCTTTGGTTCATAAAATAAAAAACAAGTTCAGCCATCATGCCAAAGATTAG
- a CDS encoding glycosyltransferase family 2 protein: protein MPKISLLVAVYNTAAYLSQCLDSLLSQTLADIEVICVDDASTDSSLDILHQYAEKDQRVKVFALKENKGQAHARNIGLSHATGEYIGFVDSDDWLGQDALEKVCDAFREDVDSVLFRMLYVYSDGSQKDYQMAPFRTMTGVEAFQASLTWKIHGCYVVRNSIHMAYPYDESQRAYSDDNTTRIHYYYSRKVAYCEGIYYYRQQVASVTHKVSVRRFDFLLANESMRRQLIALGASEENLRCFETVRWLNLVGVYMFYYLHRNELSDADRQQGLSIMHHVWHTINIKQVSRSIRCKFGYMPLRFSWSLFRLQEELYFWLRGLVGKNRE, encoded by the coding sequence ATGCCAAAGATTAGTCTACTCGTAGCCGTTTATAACACGGCAGCCTATCTATCGCAATGCCTCGACTCCTTACTGAGTCAGACATTAGCGGATATTGAGGTTATCTGTGTCGATGATGCGTCAACGGATAGCTCATTGGATATCCTCCATCAATATGCTGAAAAGGACCAGCGTGTGAAGGTCTTTGCCTTGAAGGAGAATAAGGGACAGGCACACGCTCGTAACATAGGACTATCTCATGCCACTGGCGAGTATATTGGCTTTGTAGATAGCGATGACTGGCTTGGACAAGATGCGTTAGAGAAAGTGTGTGATGCCTTCCGTGAGGATGTCGACAGTGTCTTGTTTCGTATGCTCTATGTTTATAGCGATGGTAGTCAGAAGGATTATCAGATGGCTCCATTCCGCACGATGACTGGCGTAGAAGCTTTTCAGGCGAGTCTTACGTGGAAGATTCATGGTTGTTATGTGGTTCGCAATTCTATCCACATGGCTTACCCATACGATGAGTCGCAACGAGCTTACAGCGATGATAACACCACACGCATCCATTATTATTATTCACGTAAGGTTGCTTACTGCGAGGGAATATATTACTATCGTCAGCAAGTCGCATCAGTAACCCATAAGGTTAGCGTGCGCCGTTTCGACTTTCTGCTTGCCAATGAGTCTATGCGTCGTCAGCTCATTGCCTTGGGTGCATCAGAGGAGAACCTCCGTTGTTTTGAAACGGTCAGATGGCTCAACTTAGTGGGAGTGTATATGTTTTATTATCTCCATCGCAACGAACTGTCAGATGCTGACCGCCAACAAGGCTTATCAATCATGCACCATGTTTGGCATACTATCAATATCAAGCAGGTGAGTCGTTCCATTAGATGTAAGTTTGGTTATATGCCCCTCCGCTTTTCGTGGTCCCTTTTCCGTTTGCAGGAAGAGTTGTATTTTTGGTTGAGAGGGCTTGTGGGGAAGAATAGGGAATAA
- a CDS encoding TonB-dependent receptor produces MMLKSESGKHQWAGVLFALLCWSMPLVAQNENTTKPAHDSICLSEVVVSTRRQMMSANQIGSQINQTAITNAMGRSLGSLLEGVSGMSSIQTGTIVSKPVIHGMYGNRILLVSNGARLTGQQWGADHAPEVDKNSYSNIEVVKGADAVKYGSEALGGIVLMQPSPLPYDVSGLHGMVSGLYGTNGRRFGASGYVESSFKWLGNWAWRLHLNTENGGDRSTAHYLLNNTGMRENDLSLALGYSRDRWRVEAGYSLFTQKLGVMQSAQMGNEQLLQERIRLGRPVDFTPFSRQIDYPFQQINHHIAYLKAFYDHEKIGHFAFQSTFQQDNRRENRIRRLNHSDIPTVSLHLKSLQNSLVWNKGYQHWKSEAGAQLIITDNTNERGTGVVPIIPNYTEVAFGLYGLQKYTADRWGMEAGVRLDGQQTKADGYDWTGRRYGGKRDFTNFTYSLGGHYHITKQLKLTSHFGVAWRAPHVYELYSNGNELSSGIFVKGDSTLLSEQSYKWITSLKYTNKYFDVQLDGYLQWINNYIYDQPTGRNITVVSGAYPVFQYKQTRAFFQGVDLDAHVRPLSSLDYHLVTAMIWAREMPSHAYLPYIPSFRLTHSLTWSLPFFKAFSPKIGLSHRFVAKQTRFNPSTDLITTSPEAYHLMGFDVSFSVPMREGQSLRVGLMGDNILNREYKEYTNRSRYYAHDMGRDVRCMITWNF; encoded by the coding sequence ATGATGCTTAAATCAGAATCAGGCAAGCATCAGTGGGCAGGTGTTTTATTCGCGTTGCTATGTTGGTCTATGCCATTAGTAGCACAGAATGAGAATACCACTAAGCCCGCTCATGATTCTATTTGCCTAAGTGAAGTAGTTGTTTCTACTCGTCGCCAGATGATGAGTGCAAATCAGATAGGCAGTCAAATCAATCAAACAGCCATTACAAACGCTATGGGACGCTCCTTAGGCTCACTGCTTGAGGGAGTTAGTGGTATGAGTTCTATCCAGACAGGAACGATTGTTTCAAAGCCTGTGATACATGGAATGTATGGTAATCGCATACTCTTGGTGAGCAATGGTGCACGTTTGACGGGTCAGCAATGGGGTGCAGATCATGCGCCAGAGGTCGATAAAAACAGTTATAGTAACATCGAAGTGGTCAAGGGTGCTGATGCTGTAAAGTATGGCTCTGAGGCACTTGGCGGTATTGTTCTTATGCAACCTTCACCCTTACCTTATGATGTCAGTGGTCTTCATGGTATGGTATCGGGGCTTTATGGCACAAATGGTAGACGCTTCGGTGCCTCAGGCTATGTTGAAAGTAGCTTTAAGTGGCTGGGTAATTGGGCGTGGCGTTTGCATCTAAATACTGAGAATGGAGGCGACAGAAGTACGGCTCATTACTTGTTGAACAATACCGGAATGCGTGAAAACGACCTATCCCTCGCCTTAGGCTACAGCCGTGATCGCTGGAGAGTGGAGGCAGGGTATAGTCTTTTTACACAGAAATTGGGCGTTATGCAGAGTGCACAAATGGGCAATGAGCAGTTGCTTCAAGAGCGTATCAGGCTCGGCAGACCCGTTGATTTCACGCCTTTCAGTCGACAGATAGACTATCCTTTTCAGCAGATCAATCATCACATTGCCTATCTCAAGGCCTTTTATGATCACGAAAAGATAGGACATTTTGCCTTTCAATCAACCTTTCAGCAAGACAATCGACGTGAGAACCGCATCCGACGTCTGAACCATTCGGACATTCCAACGGTCAGTTTACACTTGAAGTCGTTGCAGAATTCACTCGTTTGGAACAAGGGCTATCAGCATTGGAAGAGCGAGGCTGGAGCGCAGTTGATAATAACCGACAATACAAACGAGCGTGGAACGGGCGTTGTTCCGATTATTCCTAATTACACAGAAGTGGCTTTCGGACTCTATGGGCTGCAGAAATACACTGCCGATCGGTGGGGAATGGAGGCTGGAGTGCGTTTAGATGGACAGCAAACGAAGGCTGACGGCTATGATTGGACAGGACGAAGATATGGCGGAAAGCGTGACTTTACGAACTTTACTTATAGTCTTGGCGGTCATTACCACATCACCAAACAACTGAAACTGACATCACATTTCGGTGTGGCTTGGCGTGCCCCACACGTCTATGAATTGTATAGCAATGGTAACGAACTTAGTTCTGGTATCTTTGTGAAAGGCGATTCAACCCTTCTCTCAGAGCAGAGTTACAAGTGGATTACCTCGTTGAAGTATACTAATAAATACTTTGATGTTCAGCTCGATGGCTATCTTCAGTGGATTAACAACTACATCTACGACCAGCCAACGGGGCGGAATATCACAGTCGTGTCGGGGGCTTACCCTGTCTTTCAGTACAAGCAGACACGTGCTTTCTTCCAAGGAGTAGACTTAGATGCCCATGTCCGCCCACTGTCATCACTCGATTATCATCTTGTTACGGCAATGATTTGGGCGCGCGAAATGCCTTCTCACGCCTATCTTCCTTATATTCCGAGCTTCCGTCTGACCCATTCGCTGACGTGGTCGCTACCTTTCTTCAAGGCATTCTCGCCAAAGATAGGACTCAGTCATCGCTTTGTGGCTAAGCAAACACGCTTCAACCCATCCACAGACCTCATCACAACGAGTCCTGAGGCCTATCATCTCATGGGCTTTGATGTTAGCTTCTCGGTGCCAATGCGTGAGGGACAGTCGCTTCGTGTAGGTCTGATGGGCGACAATATCCTTAATCGTGAGTACAAGGAATACACCAACCGCAGCCGCTACTATGCCCATGATATGGGTCGTGACGTGCGCTGTATGATTACATGGAACTTCTAA
- a CDS encoding TetR/AcrR family transcriptional regulator: MKTLKEDVRSRIVMAARSEFVKCGYRKTSMRTISAKSGVVLGNIYNYFKTKDDILCAVLHPLLSVIGERMASHSKGEHEEKHLDFSPQRQKDFLKEMLRIIFLYKEELRLLLFESQGTSLENFRENFIDEQVAISKTYMEQVGTRVSPLFFRINASTWVTIIGEIVMNPDLRKEEVRQALAEYICYNTAGWQELIKQ, translated from the coding sequence ATGAAAACATTAAAAGAAGATGTGCGGAGTAGGATTGTTATGGCTGCCCGCAGTGAATTTGTTAAGTGTGGATATAGGAAGACCTCGATGCGAACAATCTCGGCAAAGTCCGGTGTTGTGTTGGGGAATATATATAATTATTTTAAGACAAAGGACGACATCTTATGTGCTGTCCTGCATCCGCTACTCTCTGTGATAGGCGAACGAATGGCGTCGCATAGCAAGGGTGAACACGAAGAAAAGCACCTTGATTTCTCCCCACAACGGCAGAAGGATTTTCTAAAGGAAATGCTTCGTATCATTTTCTTATATAAGGAAGAGCTGAGACTACTGCTCTTTGAGTCGCAGGGTACCTCCTTGGAGAATTTCCGTGAGAACTTTATCGACGAACAAGTGGCGATAAGTAAAACTTACATGGAGCAGGTGGGGACGAGAGTGTCGCCTCTCTTCTTTCGTATTAACGCCTCTACATGGGTGACCATCATCGGTGAGATTGTGATGAACCCCGACCTTCGAAAGGAGGAAGTGAGGCAGGCTTTGGCCGAATATATATGCTACAATACGGCAGGGTGGCAAGAACTCATAAAACAATAA